The segment AATCTTCGGTGCGGTATTTCTGGACGGAGGATATGCTGCAGCCAAGCTCGTGGTGAGCACCGTCTTCGCATCCCGATTGCCCGAGATGTGCGACATCCGCCGCTCCAAGGACTGCAAAAGCAGCCTGCAGGAACTGACTCAGGAACGCTTCAAGGAACGCCCCGTATACTCGCTGAAGGACAGCAGTGGCCCGGAGCACGCCAAGGTATTCAAGGTGGAAGTGGCGCTGCCTGAAGGCACCCGGATCAGCGCCCAAGGACAAAGCATGAAGCAGGCCGAGCAGAACGCTGCAGCCAAGGCTCTGAACTTTTTCACTAAAAACGACGATCAAGCCCCTCAGACTTAGCTGAATTTCTCAATCTCGCTTCTTTGGCGGGGGTGGCCTGGAGCGTATTCAACCGGGGGAGCCCCTAAGGACTCCCCCGGGATACGTCTTTGGCCGCGTCTTCAGCGCGTTAAGCGGCCCTAGGCCGCGCGGTTATTAACCACCACCGATGAGCTGCATTGCCAGTCTGGGCAGGGAGTTGGCCTGAGCCAACATCGCTGTAGCCGACTGCGTCAGAATCTGGTTGCGGACGAACTCGGTCATTTCCAAGGCCACGTCCACATCGGAGATGCGTGATTCGGCAGCCTGCAGGTTTTCGGACTGAATCTGCAGGTTGGTGATGGTGTTTTCCAGACGGTTCTGAAGTGCACCAAGGTTCGCACGAATCTTGTCCTTGGAGATGATGGCCTGGTCCAGAGCAGCCAGGGCTGCCTGCGCCAGGGACTGGGTGGAGATGGTCTGACCGCCAACAAAGTTGGAAGCTGCACCATCCGAGCCGAGCCCGAGCCCGAAGTGGGACGCCGTGGCGCCACCAATGGAGATGAAATAGTAGTCTTCGGAAGAGTCATTACCTGTTCCGAAGTGGATCTTCATCGGTCCGGTCGGCTGCATGCCGCTACCGTCATGGTCTGTGGGAACGACACCAGAAAGGGTACCATCCAACAGGTGGACCTGGTTGAAGTCCGTTGCCAGCGCGATACGGGTAATTTCCGAGGCCATAGCCTGGTATTCCGAATCGATGATCAGGCGCTGATCCGAGTTGTACGTACCCGTGGCCGCCTGTTCCGCAAGCTCCTTCATGCGAATGAGCTTTTCGTCGATGACCTGCAACGCGCCATCAGCCGTCTGCACCATGGAAATGGCATCGTTGGCGTTACGTACGCCCTGGTGAAGGGTCTTGATATCGGAGCGCATCAGCTCGCGAATCGCCAATCCGGCGGCGTCATCGGCGGCAGTGCCGACTCGCAGACCGGAAGACAGAC is part of the Desulfovibrio ferrophilus genome and harbors:
- a CDS encoding flagellin, whose amino-acid sequence is MSLVINHNLMAMNAARNLTESYGRLSTSTRRLSSGLRVGTAADDAAGLAIRELMRSDIKTLHQGVRNANDAISMVQTADGALQVIDEKLIRMKELAEQAATGTYNSDQRLIIDSEYQAMASEITRIALATDFNQVHLLDGTLSGVVPTDHDGSGMQPTGPMKIHFGTGNDSSEDYYFISIGGATASHFGLGLGSDGAASNFVGGQTISTQSLAQAALAALDQAIISKDKIRANLGALQNRLENTITNLQIQSENLQAAESRISDVDVALEMTEFVRNQILTQSATAMLAQANSLPRLAMQLIGGG